One segment of Gammaproteobacteria bacterium DNA contains the following:
- a CDS encoding cation transporter, with product MLGTNLRGCTKAPLNLSGKGVSESHHHQIGNYHRAFAIGIALNIIFVVVEAGYGMFSGSLALIADAGHNLSDVLSLLLAWGAILLAKKASTEKRTYGYRKVTIMASLTSAILLFIALGGITWEAMSRFFNPKPVEGIVVILVAAIGVVINTLTAFLFFSGQKSDLNLRSAFLHMAADAGISLGVTIAGLVIMIKGWLWIDPAISLIIVAVILVGTWRLLQDSIDHAIDAVPEGIDMAGIKQYLTGLENVSHLHDLHVWPLSTTEVALTVHLVVNDDSASNHFLRELQDHLHDRFGVEHSTIQVETAGTENHCLLDREKCI from the coding sequence ATGCTTGGGACCAACCTAAGAGGCTGTACAAAAGCGCCTCTCAATCTTTCAGGAAAAGGCGTGTCCGAGAGTCACCATCATCAAATCGGCAATTATCATCGCGCCTTTGCGATAGGGATTGCCTTGAATATCATTTTTGTCGTCGTCGAAGCCGGTTATGGGATGTTCTCTGGCTCCCTGGCGCTGATCGCGGACGCAGGACATAATTTAAGCGATGTGCTCAGCCTGCTGCTGGCGTGGGGCGCAATCCTGCTGGCGAAAAAAGCCTCAACGGAAAAAAGAACCTATGGATACCGCAAGGTCACCATCATGGCGTCGTTGACCAGCGCTATCCTGTTGTTCATTGCGCTTGGCGGGATTACATGGGAAGCGATGAGTCGTTTTTTTAACCCAAAGCCGGTCGAAGGCATAGTTGTCATTCTGGTTGCAGCCATTGGCGTTGTCATCAACACATTAACTGCTTTTCTTTTTTTCTCTGGCCAGAAAAGTGATTTGAATCTCAGGAGCGCATTTCTGCATATGGCGGCGGATGCAGGCATTTCGCTCGGCGTCACTATCGCGGGCCTTGTCATCATGATCAAAGGCTGGCTATGGATCGATCCGGCGATCAGCCTCATCATTGTCGCCGTGATCCTGGTGGGGACCTGGAGGTTGCTCCAAGATTCGATCGATCACGCCATCGACGCCGTGCCCGAAGGCATCGACATGGCCGGAATCAAGCAATATCTCACCGGCCTGGAAAATGTATCTCATCTCCATGACCTACATGTTTGGCCGCTGAGCACGACTGAAGTCGCTCTGACGGTCCACCTCGTGGTGAACGACGACTCGGCGAGCAATCATTTTCTAAGAGAACTTCAGGATCATCTCCACGACCGCTTTGGCGTAGAACACTCCACGATACAGGTAGAAACAGCAGGCACTGAGAATCATTGCCTGTTGGACAGGGAAAAATGCATATAA
- the purL gene encoding phosphoribosylformylglycinamidine synthase gives MHRFRGSPALSPFRLEKLLAALRLQVPAITRVYAEFTHFVDGALTLPDREVLDQLLDYGPRKFVSHQLTLIGQSQVEAQGTPTGAPLFLAIPRPGTISPWSSKATDIARNCGLHRVRRIERGIAYYLEFERSLSERELAALKPLLHDRMTETVLEPGDDPALLFRQAQPTPLTTVDVLNGGRDALAGANLALGLALSDDEIDYLQESFLRLERNPTDVELMMFAQANSEHCRHKIFNADWIIGGQPQAYSLFAMIRHTHERHPADVLSAYSDNAAVMTGFPAGRFFPDASDRQYRYHPEDVHILMKVETHNHPTAISPFPGAATGAGGEIRDEGATGRGAKPKAGLCGFSVSHLRIPHFIQPWEEDDYGKPERIVSALDIMLEGPLGAAAFNNEFGRPNLAGYFRTFEQDGPDGQRRGYHKPIMIAGGLGNVREPHVHKAALPPGTAIVALGGPAMLIGLGGGAASSMAAGSSQEDLDFASVQRGNPEMQRRVQEVIDQCVALGADNPILSIHDVGAGGLSNAAPEIIHGAKRGGRFELREIPSADPGMSPTQIWCNEAQERYVLAIASAGLTNFKALCEREHCPYAVIGVATEESQLTLHDEQFANQPVNLPMNVLFGKPPKMVRNVERVAHPPRQRDVTSPAIALPEAVAWVLSFPAVADKSFLITIGDRTVTGLVCRDQMVGPWQVPVSDVAVTVTSFDVYTGEAMAIGERTPLAVWNAPASGRMAVGEALTNIAAARIEKLGDVKLSANWMAAAGHPGEDAGLFDTVQAVGLDLCPALGVAIPVGKDSLSMKTVWEERGERRSVVAPLSLIVSAFAPVQDVRRTLTPRLRTDRGDTDLLLIDLGCGKNRLGGSTLAQVYPRDDAETPDVDAPETLKAFFTVIQELNAAGRLLAYHDRSDGGLLATLAEMMFAGGCGVTVLLDDLGEELLPALFTEELGAVVQMRTAERSTVLACLAAAGLGECSHLIGTLNPHDRLILCHAGEVAFAADRVELRRLWSETSYQMQALRDDPDCAHEAFASACDPSDPGLQVSLTFDPAADVAAPYIANGERPRIAVLREQGVNGQIEMAAAFDRAGFAAVDIHTSDLIAGRATLAGFQGIVACGGFSYGDVLGAGEGWAKSILFNARARDEFTAFFARPDSFGLGVCNGCQMLSNLHELIAGTELWPRFVRNRVEQFEARLSLVEVLPSPSLFLHGMEGSRLPIAVAHGEGRAEFREPGDLEAALTAGLVTVRFVSHAGSPTERYPANPNGSPSGVAGLCSRDGRFTIMMPHPERLFRTVQYSWHPDGWGEDGPWLRLFRNARRWLG, from the coding sequence ATGCATCGTTTCCGTGGAAGCCCCGCTCTGTCGCCCTTCCGTCTGGAGAAACTGCTGGCGGCCTTGCGCCTGCAAGTTCCCGCCATCACCCGTGTTTATGCTGAATTCACGCATTTTGTCGATGGCGCGCTGACCCTGCCAGATCGCGAGGTATTGGACCAGTTGCTTGACTATGGCCCCAGAAAGTTTGTATCGCATCAGTTGACCCTAATCGGCCAGAGCCAGGTCGAAGCGCAAGGAACGCCTACCGGCGCGCCTCTGTTCCTGGCCATTCCCCGGCCTGGAACCATTTCCCCCTGGTCGTCAAAGGCCACCGATATTGCGCGTAACTGCGGCCTGCATCGGGTGCGCCGCATTGAACGCGGCATTGCCTATTACCTGGAATTTGAGCGGTCGCTCAGCGAGCGTGAATTAGCGGCGCTGAAACCCCTGCTGCATGACCGGATGACGGAAACGGTGCTGGAGCCCGGTGATGATCCGGCGTTGCTGTTTCGCCAGGCGCAACCAACGCCGCTGACTACGGTGGATGTGCTGAACGGCGGGCGCGATGCTCTGGCGGGCGCTAATCTTGCGCTGGGTCTGGCCTTGTCGGATGATGAAATCGATTATTTACAGGAGAGCTTCCTGCGCCTGGAGCGCAACCCCACGGATGTGGAGCTGATGATGTTCGCTCAGGCCAATTCCGAACACTGTCGGCACAAGATTTTTAACGCAGATTGGATTATTGGCGGCCAACCCCAGGCGTACTCCCTGTTCGCCATGATTCGCCATACCCATGAACGCCATCCTGCGGATGTGCTATCGGCCTACAGCGACAACGCAGCGGTCATGACCGGTTTCCCTGCCGGACGCTTCTTCCCCGACGCCAGTGATCGTCAATACCGCTATCATCCGGAGGATGTCCATATCCTGATGAAAGTGGAAACCCACAACCATCCGACGGCGATTTCGCCCTTTCCCGGCGCGGCGACCGGCGCTGGCGGGGAAATCCGCGATGAAGGCGCGACCGGACGCGGCGCGAAACCCAAGGCTGGCTTATGCGGCTTTTCGGTTTCCCATTTGCGCATTCCCCATTTTATCCAGCCCTGGGAAGAGGACGATTACGGCAAGCCCGAACGCATCGTTTCCGCGCTGGACATCATGCTGGAGGGCCCGCTGGGCGCGGCGGCATTTAATAACGAGTTTGGCCGACCCAATCTGGCCGGTTACTTTCGCACGTTTGAGCAGGATGGCCCGGACGGTCAGCGGCGCGGCTATCATAAGCCGATCATGATCGCCGGTGGCTTGGGCAATGTCCGCGAGCCGCATGTTCACAAGGCTGCTTTGCCGCCGGGAACCGCTATTGTCGCGCTCGGCGGACCAGCGATGTTGATTGGCCTGGGCGGCGGCGCAGCGTCCAGCATGGCGGCGGGCAGCTCTCAAGAAGACCTGGATTTTGCCTCGGTGCAACGGGGTAATCCGGAAATGCAGCGGCGCGTCCAGGAAGTGATTGACCAGTGCGTCGCATTAGGCGCGGATAATCCCATTCTCTCCATTCATGATGTGGGCGCCGGCGGCCTGTCCAACGCCGCGCCGGAAATCATCCATGGCGCAAAACGGGGCGGGCGTTTTGAACTGCGCGAGATTCCCAGCGCCGATCCGGGCATGTCACCCACGCAAATCTGGTGCAACGAGGCCCAGGAGCGTTATGTACTGGCCATCGCGTCAGCAGGATTAACGAATTTCAAGGCGCTGTGCGAACGGGAGCATTGCCCGTATGCCGTGATTGGCGTGGCCACTGAAGAGTCGCAGCTGACGCTTCACGATGAACAGTTCGCTAACCAGCCGGTGAATCTGCCGATGAATGTGCTATTCGGCAAACCACCGAAAATGGTGCGCAACGTTGAACGGGTTGCCCATCCACCCCGCCAGCGGGATGTTACCTCTCCTGCTATTGCCCTGCCGGAAGCGGTCGCCTGGGTGCTGAGCTTTCCCGCCGTGGCGGATAAGAGTTTCCTGATCACTATTGGCGACCGCACGGTGACCGGTCTGGTCTGCCGGGATCAGATGGTCGGACCGTGGCAGGTTCCGGTTAGCGATGTGGCGGTCACCGTGACCAGCTTTGATGTTTACACCGGCGAGGCCATGGCGATAGGCGAGCGAACCCCTTTAGCGGTGTGGAACGCGCCGGCCTCGGGGCGCATGGCGGTGGGCGAGGCGCTGACCAATATCGCAGCGGCGCGTATCGAGAAACTGGGCGATGTCAAATTATCCGCCAACTGGATGGCGGCGGCGGGTCATCCTGGCGAGGACGCCGGTTTGTTTGACACCGTGCAGGCCGTGGGTCTAGATCTGTGTCCGGCGCTAGGCGTCGCCATTCCCGTGGGCAAGGATTCGCTGTCGATGAAGACCGTTTGGGAGGAGAGGGGCGAGCGCCGGAGCGTCGTTGCGCCTTTGTCGCTGATTGTCTCCGCCTTCGCCCCGGTGCAGGATGTGCGCCGCACCTTGACGCCGCGATTGCGTACGGATCGCGGCGATACCGATCTGCTGTTGATTGACCTGGGTTGTGGGAAAAATCGGTTGGGCGGGTCAACGCTGGCCCAGGTTTATCCCCGTGACGATGCTGAAACTCCGGATGTGGACGCGCCTGAAACGCTCAAGGCGTTCTTCACCGTTATTCAGGAACTCAACGCCGCCGGTCGGTTACTCGCCTACCATGACCGTTCGGACGGCGGGTTGCTGGCGACGCTGGCGGAAATGATGTTCGCCGGCGGCTGCGGAGTCACGGTGTTACTGGATGATCTGGGCGAGGAACTGTTGCCAGCGCTGTTTACTGAGGAACTGGGTGCAGTCGTGCAGATGCGCACCGCCGAGCGTTCGACCGTATTGGCGTGCTTGGCCGCCGCTGGCCTGGGCGAATGCAGCCATCTGATCGGTACGCTGAATCCGCATGACCGATTGATCCTGTGTCATGCCGGCGAAGTCGCGTTTGCCGCTGATCGGGTCGAACTGCGCCGCTTGTGGTCGGAAACCAGTTATCAGATGCAGGCGTTGCGCGATGATCCCGACTGTGCCCATGAAGCCTTTGCTAGCGCCTGCGATCCCAGTGACCCGGGGTTGCAGGTCAGCTTGACGTTCGATCCAGCGGCGGATGTCGCCGCGCCGTATATCGCCAATGGCGAACGTCCGCGTATCGCCGTTCTGCGCGAACAGGGAGTCAACGGTCAGATAGAAATGGCGGCGGCTTTTGACCGGGCCGGTTTTGCGGCGGTGGATATCCATACCAGCGATCTCATCGCGGGCCGAGCGACGCTGGCGGGTTTTCAGGGCATCGTTGCCTGCGGCGGATTTTCCTACGGGGACGTTCTGGGCGCCGGAGAAGGGTGGGCTAAATCGATTCTGTTCAACGCCCGCGCCCGGGACGAGTTCACCGCGTTCTTTGCGCGCCCGGACAGCTTTGGACTCGGCGTCTGCAACGGTTGCCAAATGCTTTCCAACCTGCATGAGTTGATCGCTGGAACGGAACTCTGGCCACGCTTTGTCCGCAACCGGGTTGAGCAGTTTGAGGCGCGTTTGAGTCTGGTGGAGGTTTTGCCATCGCCGTCGCTGTTCCTGCATGGGATGGAAGGTTCGCGCTTGCCGATCGCCGTGGCGCATGGCGAGGGTCGTGCGGAATTTCGCGAGCCTGGCGATCTGGAAGCAGCGTTAACGGCGGGTCTGGTCACTGTGCGTTTTGTCAGCCATGCGGGCTCGCCAACTGAGCGCTATCCCGCCAATCCTAACGGCTCGCCCAGTGGAGTTGCCGGTTTATGCAGCCGTGATGGACGGTTTACGATCATGATGCCGCATCCAGAGCGCCTGTTCCGCACCGTGCAATATTCCTGGCATCCCGATGGCTGGGGCGAGGACGGTCCCTGGTTGCGCCTGTTTCGCAACGCGCGGCGCTGGTTGGGGTGA
- the dsbD gene encoding protein-disulfide reductase DsbD, producing the protein MKRFDPVWPWLALLLALLTGPATGGSGLFDRFGSASGERILDADQAFQLTITASDPRTLQARWIIAPGYYLYRDKFKLELINAQGIAIASTGIPPGERKDDPYFGPQQIFHGEAQVIVRLQRDPNSTGEVEVKASYQGCAEVGVCYPPLKRTVAVALPAMTSPPNFPSNGQEAQTISPTSLSIKGEGAPEAEQDRLARLLNEQRFLAIPAFFGFGLLLAFTPCVFPMVPILSSLIAGQGANLTRRRALLLALTYVLAMAATYTVAGVLAALLGQNLQAWFQSPWVISMFSGLFVLLALSMFGFYDLQLPAFLQHRLAEWSNHQRGGRYAGVAVMGFLSALIVGPCVAPPLIGALSFIAVTGDVLLGAATLFVMSLGMGAPLLIIGASTGHWLPRAGHWMERIKAIFGVLLLAVALWLLERILPAALSMVLWATLLIVTATYMGALQPLIHGAPPWRMLVKGLGTVLLVYGVLLLVGVAGGGRDPWQPLRGVSFITSAAGEAPAPLFQPVKTVTDIDQVLHEAAGRPVMLDFYADWCVTCKELERDTFSDPAVRAALKNIVALQADVTAHDDADRALLKRFNIVGPPAMLFFGADGRERREYRIVGFMNASDFNQHLQAAF; encoded by the coding sequence ATGAAACGATTTGACCCTGTCTGGCCCTGGCTAGCATTGCTGTTAGCGCTGTTGACAGGGCCGGCAACGGGTGGAAGCGGGTTATTTGACCGCTTCGGCAGCGCCTCCGGGGAGCGGATTCTCGATGCCGACCAGGCGTTCCAACTCACCATTACCGCGTCGGATCCGCGCACTCTCCAGGCCCGCTGGATCATTGCCCCCGGTTATTACCTCTATCGCGACAAGTTTAAACTGGAGCTGATTAACGCTCAGGGCATCGCTATCGCCAGCACTGGGATTCCTCCTGGCGAACGGAAGGACGACCCTTATTTTGGCCCGCAGCAAATATTTCACGGCGAGGCGCAAGTGATCGTCCGTTTGCAACGCGACCCAAACAGTACTGGCGAAGTGGAGGTAAAGGCCAGTTACCAGGGTTGCGCGGAAGTCGGCGTTTGCTATCCGCCATTGAAACGGACGGTCGCAGTCGCTTTGCCCGCCATGACCTCACCTCCCAATTTCCCCTCAAACGGCCAGGAGGCGCAAACCATATCCCCTACCTCCCTTTCCATAAAGGGCGAAGGCGCGCCAGAGGCGGAACAGGATCGGTTAGCGCGTTTGCTGAATGAACAGCGCTTTCTAGCGATTCCGGCTTTTTTCGGCTTCGGATTACTGCTGGCGTTTACGCCCTGCGTATTTCCCATGGTGCCGATTCTGTCCAGCCTGATTGCCGGTCAAGGCGCGAATCTGACTCGCCGACGGGCGTTGCTATTGGCCTTGACCTATGTATTGGCCATGGCGGCGACCTATACCGTCGCTGGGGTGTTGGCGGCGTTGCTTGGGCAGAATTTGCAAGCCTGGTTCCAGAGTCCCTGGGTGATCAGCATGTTCAGCGGGTTATTCGTGTTGCTGGCGTTGTCCATGTTCGGTTTTTACGACTTGCAATTACCGGCTTTCCTGCAGCACCGGTTGGCGGAATGGAGCAATCACCAACGCGGTGGCCGCTATGCTGGAGTGGCGGTGATGGGCTTCTTGTCCGCATTGATTGTTGGACCGTGCGTAGCTCCGCCATTGATCGGCGCGCTCAGTTTCATTGCAGTCACTGGCGATGTGTTGCTGGGCGCAGCCACCCTGTTCGTCATGAGTCTGGGTATGGGCGCGCCTTTGTTGATTATCGGCGCATCGACGGGTCACTGGTTGCCGCGCGCCGGGCATTGGATGGAGCGGATCAAGGCTATTTTTGGGGTGTTGCTGCTGGCGGTCGCCTTATGGCTCTTGGAACGCATTCTACCCGCAGCGCTGAGTATGGTGCTTTGGGCGACGCTCTTGATCGTTACCGCTACTTACATGGGCGCCTTGCAACCGCTCATCCATGGCGCGCCGCCCTGGCGGATGCTGGTCAAGGGTCTGGGTACGGTCTTATTGGTTTACGGCGTCTTGCTGTTGGTAGGGGTCGCTGGCGGCGGACGCGATCCCTGGCAACCGCTGCGCGGCGTCAGCTTTATCACCAGCGCCGCCGGTGAAGCGCCAGCACCGCTCTTCCAGCCGGTCAAAACTGTTACCGATATCGACCAAGTCTTGCACGAAGCTGCGGGGCGTCCCGTGATGCTGGATTTCTACGCCGACTGGTGCGTAACCTGTAAAGAGCTGGAACGCGACACCTTCAGCGATCCTGCGGTGCGCGCGGCATTGAAAAACATCGTGGCCTTACAAGCTGATGTTACTGCCCATGATGACGCCGACCGGGCACTGCTCAAGCGCTTCAATATTGTCGGCCCCCCAGCCATGCTGTTTTTCGGAGCGGATGGTCGGGAACGCCGCGAATACCGGATAGTGGGGTTTATGAACGCCAGCGATTTCAATCAGCATTTGCAAGCAGCATTTTGA
- a CDS encoding divalent-cation tolerance protein CutA: MDNQPLVVYCTCPDQTVAEQIAETTVSERLAACVNLAPGLTSIYRWKGGVQRDSEWLLIIKTRGKVYPLLEARIRELHPYDTPEIIALPIQTGSAAYLDWITDNTGAPL, translated from the coding sequence ATGGATAATCAACCGTTGGTGGTCTATTGCACCTGTCCGGATCAGACGGTCGCCGAACAGATTGCCGAAACCACGGTCAGTGAGCGGCTGGCTGCTTGCGTCAATCTCGCGCCGGGACTGACCTCGATTTATCGCTGGAAAGGTGGAGTGCAACGGGATTCGGAGTGGCTGCTAATCATTAAAACCCGCGGCAAGGTTTATCCGCTATTAGAGGCGCGTATCCGTGAATTGCATCCTTACGACACGCCGGAAATCATCGCCTTGCCGATTCAAACCGGTTCGGCAGCCTATCTGGACTGGATTACCGACAACACCGGGGCGCCGTTATGA
- a CDS encoding co-chaperone GroES — protein sequence MNIRPLHDRVLIKRVEEETKSPGGIVLPGTAAEKPSRGTVMAVGRGKLLENGDVRPLDVKAGDLVLFGKYSGSEVKVDGEDLIVMREDEIMAVIEK from the coding sequence ATGAACATTCGTCCGTTGCATGATCGGGTGCTAATCAAGCGTGTTGAAGAAGAAACCAAGAGTCCGGGCGGTATCGTCCTGCCGGGCACCGCCGCCGAGAAGCCTTCGCGCGGCACGGTAATGGCGGTAGGTCGCGGCAAGTTGCTGGAGAATGGCGATGTGCGGCCACTGGATGTCAAGGCGGGCGACCTGGTCCTGTTCGGTAAGTATTCGGGTAGCGAAGTCAAGGTAGACGGCGAAGATCTGATCGTTATGCGCGAAGACGAAATCATGGCGGTCATCGAGAAGTAA
- the groL gene encoding chaperonin GroEL (60 kDa chaperone family; promotes refolding of misfolded polypeptides especially under stressful conditions; forms two stacked rings of heptamers to form a barrel-shaped 14mer; ends can be capped by GroES; misfolded proteins enter the barrel where they are refolded when GroES binds), with the protein MAAKDVKFSDDARSRMVRGINVLANAVKVTLGPKGRNVLLDKSFGAPTVTKDGVSVAKEIELEDKFENMGAQMVKEVASKTSDVAGDGTTTATVLAQAIVREGMKAVAAGMNPMDLKRGIDKAVAATVEELKKLSKPCTDDKAIAQVGTISANSDDAIGQIIANAMKKVGKEGVITVEEGKSLDNELDVVEGMQFDRGYISPYFINNQQSMSAELESPYILLYDKKISNVRDLLPLLEGVAKASKPLLIVAEDVEGEALATLVVNTIRGIVKVAAVKAPGFGDRRKAMLQDIAILTGGQVISEEVGLTLEKATLSDLGTARKIVVGKENTTVIDGAGRTDEIQGRVEQIRRQIEEATSDYDREKLQERVAKLAGGVAVIKVGAATEIEMKEKKARVEDALHATRAAVEEGVVAGGGVALVRALQTIKGLKGDNSDQDVGVSIALRAMEEPARQIVANAGDEPSVVMDKVLQNSGNYGYNAATGEYGDMVEMGILDPTKVTRSALQNAASVAALLITTEAMIAELPKKESGGGMGGGMGGMGGMGGMGGMGDMM; encoded by the coding sequence ATGGCTGCAAAAGACGTTAAGTTCAGTGACGACGCCCGTTCGCGTATGGTGCGCGGCATCAATGTTCTGGCCAACGCGGTCAAGGTCACCCTGGGCCCCAAGGGCCGTAACGTGTTGTTGGACAAATCTTTCGGCGCTCCCACCGTCACCAAGGATGGCGTGTCGGTCGCCAAGGAAATCGAACTGGAAGACAAGTTCGAGAACATGGGCGCGCAGATGGTGAAAGAAGTTGCGTCAAAGACCTCGGACGTCGCTGGCGATGGCACCACGACCGCTACCGTGCTGGCCCAGGCGATTGTCCGCGAGGGCATGAAGGCCGTGGCTGCCGGCATGAACCCGATGGATCTCAAGCGTGGTATCGACAAGGCGGTCGCTGCTACCGTCGAAGAGCTGAAGAAGCTGTCCAAGCCCTGCACCGACGACAAGGCGATTGCCCAAGTCGGCACCATTTCCGCCAATTCCGACGATGCGATTGGCCAGATCATCGCTAATGCGATGAAGAAAGTCGGTAAGGAAGGCGTGATTACCGTTGAGGAAGGCAAGAGCCTGGACAACGAGCTGGATGTCGTGGAAGGCATGCAGTTTGATCGCGGCTATATTTCGCCCTACTTCATCAACAACCAGCAGAGCATGAGCGCGGAGCTGGAATCCCCCTACATCCTGCTGTATGACAAGAAGATTTCTAACGTCCGTGATCTGCTGCCGCTGCTGGAAGGCGTAGCGAAAGCCAGCAAGCCGCTGCTGATCGTCGCCGAGGATGTGGAAGGCGAAGCGCTGGCGACTCTGGTGGTCAACACCATTCGCGGCATCGTCAAGGTTGCTGCGGTCAAGGCGCCTGGTTTCGGCGACCGCCGCAAGGCCATGTTGCAAGATATCGCCATTCTGACCGGCGGCCAGGTGATCTCCGAGGAAGTTGGCTTAACGCTGGAAAAGGCGACTCTGTCCGATCTGGGCACTGCCCGCAAAATTGTGGTTGGCAAGGAGAATACGACCGTTATCGATGGCGCTGGCCGGACTGATGAAATTCAAGGTCGGGTCGAGCAGATCCGCCGGCAGATCGAGGAAGCGACCTCCGATTACGACCGTGAGAAATTGCAGGAGCGCGTGGCTAAGTTGGCTGGCGGCGTGGCAGTGATCAAGGTCGGCGCAGCGACCGAGATCGAAATGAAGGAAAAGAAAGCCCGCGTTGAAGATGCGCTGCACGCAACGCGCGCGGCGGTTGAAGAAGGCGTGGTCGCCGGTGGCGGCGTTGCGCTGGTTCGCGCCTTGCAGACAATCAAGGGCCTGAAAGGTGACAATTCCGATCAGGATGTAGGCGTATCGATTGCGCTGCGCGCCATGGAAGAACCTGCGCGTCAGATCGTCGCCAATGCGGGAGACGAGCCTTCGGTCGTTATGGACAAAGTTCTGCAAAATTCTGGCAACTATGGCTATAACGCCGCGACGGGTGAGTATGGCGACATGGTTGAAATGGGTATCCTTGACCCCACCAAGGTCACCCGCTCCGCATTGCAGAATGCAGCTTCCGTAGCGGCGCTGCTGATCACCACTGAGGCGATGATCGCCGAACTGCCGAAGAAGGAGTCCGGCGGCGGCATGGGCGGCGGCATGGGCGGCATGGGCGGCATGGGCGGCATGGGCGGCATGGGCGACATGATGTAA
- a CDS encoding DEAD/DEAH box helicase, with protein sequence MKNRTHDSPGIYRTGDSDTERQLRFDRGTLLLEGVAELPPGLETWFQYDPRVEAYRAPAHSYNAIIGPLKGELARNKAPRYQRRELICTLEMNPYPHQREALTAWQAAKGRGVIVLPTGAGKTLVGLLALSWTRRDGLIMVPTLDLMHQWYALLRAAFPDQEIGLIGGGYHEPQPLTIATYDSAARHIDRLGDRFGLLIFDEAHHLPSEFYRSIAEFSLAPYRLGLTATPERSDGRDADLLELIGPIVYRRHPEQLAGNVLAAFQIRSVHVDLSPAERAAYQQALEDRNTFLQANRLSLSSLEGWNRFIMLSARSVEGRRAMRAHREARRIAHATPAKLRALGMILANHPGAKTVIFTEDNATAYEIAQRFLIPCLTHQTMVKERQDILERFKSSAYTAIVTSNVLNEGVDVPDASIGVILSGSASAREFIQRLGRILRRGDDKQAVLYEVIARETREERVADRRRTPPNSGHHAERIEATLALFDTQTPNQQKI encoded by the coding sequence ATGAAAAACCGGACCCACGACTCCCCGGGCATCTACCGCACGGGAGATAGCGATACTGAACGCCAATTACGCTTCGACCGGGGTACCCTGCTACTGGAAGGCGTAGCCGAGTTACCGCCCGGCCTGGAAACCTGGTTTCAATACGACCCCCGCGTCGAGGCTTATCGCGCTCCAGCCCATTCCTACAACGCGATCATCGGGCCGCTCAAAGGCGAGCTAGCGCGGAATAAAGCACCGCGTTACCAGCGCCGGGAACTGATTTGCACTCTGGAGATGAATCCCTATCCCCATCAGCGGGAGGCATTGACCGCCTGGCAAGCGGCGAAAGGGCGAGGTGTGATTGTGTTGCCCACCGGCGCCGGCAAAACGCTGGTTGGGCTGTTGGCGTTGAGCTGGACCCGGCGCGATGGTTTGATCATGGTTCCCACCCTGGATTTGATGCATCAATGGTATGCCTTACTGCGGGCGGCATTCCCCGACCAGGAGATCGGTTTGATCGGCGGCGGCTATCACGAACCACAACCGTTAACCATCGCTACCTATGATTCCGCGGCCCGCCACATCGACCGGCTGGGCGACCGCTTTGGCCTGTTGATCTTCGACGAGGCGCATCACCTGCCCTCCGAGTTCTACCGCAGCATCGCCGAATTCTCGCTGGCCCCCTACCGGCTGGGCTTGACGGCTACGCCCGAACGCAGCGATGGCCGCGATGCCGATTTACTGGAGTTGATCGGCCCGATCGTTTACCGCCGGCATCCGGAACAATTAGCCGGCAACGTGTTGGCTGCATTTCAAATCCGGTCGGTGCATGTCGATCTCTCACCTGCCGAGCGTGCTGCTTATCAACAGGCGTTGGAAGACCGCAATACCTTTCTGCAAGCCAACCGGCTGTCATTAAGTTCTTTGGAGGGTTGGAACCGCTTTATCATGCTCTCGGCGCGCAGCGTCGAAGGCCGCCGCGCCATGCGCGCTCATCGTGAGGCGCGGCGCATTGCGCACGCCACCCCCGCCAAACTCCGTGCGCTGGGCATGATTCTCGCCAACCATCCCGGCGCCAAGACGGTGATTTTCACCGAAGACAACGCCACAGCCTACGAGATTGCCCAACGATTCCTGATTCCCTGTCTGACCCATCAGACGATGGTAAAGGAGCGCCAGGATATTCTGGAGCGCTTCAAATCCAGCGCCTATACCGCCATCGTGACCAGCAACGTGCTTAACGAAGGTGTGGATGTTCCAGACGCTTCCATTGGCGTGATCTTATCGGGGAGCGCTTCCGCGCGGGAATTTATCCAGCGTTTAGGCCGCATCCTGCGACGTGGCGATGACAAACAGGCGGTGCTATACGAAGTCATTGCCCGAGAAACCCGCGAGGAACGGGTGGCCGACCGCCGCCGAACGCCTCCAAATTCCGGACATCACGCGGAACGCATCGAAGCCACGCTGGCCTTGTTTGACACTCAAACCCCGAATCAACAAAAAATCTAA